Proteins from a single region of Leptospira brenneri:
- a CDS encoding B12-binding domain-containing radical SAM protein, whose protein sequence is MAKIQFLQLPVPPPSYYAATGNVPLAAASLASCLESKEDPVQGIRPFVVSPEDTDSLGDKELVEKITKEGPDFLGLSLYLWNTERSLYIAKEVKKRNPETTILIGGPEVNEDNPYVLGEEGYDIAVSGEAEHSFRKLMRTVLSKSSLEGLDNVAYRKKEGGLSPFGKPVAADFPLTDFPSPYTTGHLLVDPKRSTYLETVRGCKSQCTYCFYPKSSQNLRTLDIPETIKLITNLKEKGARELVFLDPTFNHRPGFENFLDAIAEVNSDGRMSMFAELRSEGVTPKLATKLRKAGFTRVELGLQSVNEDTLKRVKRYGSPHKVAEVAKMLAGEGMELLLDLIIGLPGDKPDDVERGIHFFLEHGLGEWVQAFPLSVLPGTAMRRDAEKEGLSFMPTPPYRIIETPTFSPRDLTESLYFAEDLLERRLDEFPRPFLCETKPGCNDRVDVDLKHSQIISSQQNISSLEKRLSTWSGSRHHSVWFHTEDLSVDLKRIQTLIEERIGAEPFCTIDFVMELVRVPKSDEVSKLVSQLESKRNSYLSRTLAHRGENLQHRLVFLFDENHTELKKWRDRNGDSLSFLIYEKISNQNIRKINPKKEAFYLIEGSEVDQSDFEFLKEEMDPEAITFSARPLEERWSFEVLGYGEL, encoded by the coding sequence ATGGCAAAAATACAATTTTTGCAATTACCGGTTCCGCCTCCTTCCTACTATGCAGCCACGGGAAATGTACCTTTAGCAGCTGCTAGTTTGGCAAGTTGTCTTGAATCCAAAGAAGATCCTGTACAAGGGATTCGTCCCTTTGTGGTTTCTCCAGAAGATACAGATTCTCTGGGAGATAAGGAACTTGTTGAAAAAATCACAAAGGAAGGCCCGGATTTTTTAGGACTCTCTCTGTATTTATGGAATACGGAACGTAGTCTTTATATCGCGAAAGAAGTTAAAAAAAGAAATCCAGAAACAACCATTCTCATTGGGGGGCCTGAGGTAAACGAAGACAATCCCTATGTCCTTGGCGAAGAGGGTTATGATATCGCAGTTTCAGGGGAAGCAGAACATAGTTTTCGTAAACTGATGCGAACCGTTTTGTCCAAGTCTTCGTTAGAAGGATTGGACAATGTAGCTTATAGAAAAAAAGAAGGGGGCCTTAGCCCTTTTGGAAAACCAGTGGCTGCTGATTTTCCTCTGACAGACTTTCCATCCCCTTATACAACCGGACATTTGTTAGTGGACCCAAAAAGGTCTACTTATTTAGAAACTGTTCGTGGTTGTAAGTCACAATGTACTTATTGTTTTTATCCTAAATCTTCGCAAAATTTAAGAACCCTAGACATTCCAGAAACCATCAAACTCATTACAAACTTAAAAGAAAAGGGAGCTAGGGAACTTGTATTTTTAGATCCTACTTTCAACCACAGACCAGGTTTTGAGAACTTTTTAGATGCCATAGCGGAAGTGAATTCTGATGGTCGTATGTCAATGTTTGCTGAACTTCGTTCGGAAGGTGTGACCCCGAAACTAGCAACTAAACTTCGTAAGGCGGGATTTACTCGAGTGGAACTTGGACTCCAATCTGTCAACGAAGACACTTTGAAACGAGTGAAACGTTACGGTAGTCCTCATAAAGTAGCGGAAGTGGCAAAGATGCTGGCCGGAGAAGGGATGGAACTTCTTCTGGATCTGATCATTGGATTACCGGGAGATAAACCGGATGATGTCGAAAGAGGAATCCATTTCTTTTTGGAACATGGACTTGGGGAATGGGTCCAGGCCTTTCCTTTGTCTGTTTTGCCAGGTACGGCGATGCGAAGGGATGCTGAAAAAGAAGGTCTTTCTTTTATGCCAACACCACCATATCGGATCATAGAAACTCCCACCTTTAGCCCTAGAGACTTGACAGAGTCATTGTATTTCGCAGAAGACTTACTGGAAAGGCGACTTGATGAATTCCCTCGACCATTTTTATGTGAAACAAAACCTGGTTGTAATGACAGAGTGGATGTAGACTTAAAACATTCCCAGATCATCAGTTCTCAACAAAATATTTCTAGTTTAGAAAAGAGATTGTCTACTTGGTCGGGAAGTCGCCATCACAGTGTTTGGTTTCACACGGAAGACCTTTCGGTAGATCTGAAAAGGATCCAAACTTTAATCGAAGAAAGAATTGGTGCTGAACCATTTTGTACGATCGACTTTGTCATGGAACTCGTTCGTGTTCCGAAATCGGATGAAGTATCTAAGTTAGTATCTCAATTGGAATCCAAAAGAAATTCTTATTTATCGAGAACACTTGCCCATAGGGGAGAGAACCTCCAACATCGTTTGGTGTTTTTATTCGATGAAAATCATACTGAGTTAAAGAAATGGAGAGATAGGAATGGGGACTCCCTATCTTTTCTGATTTATGAAAAAATCTCTAACCAAAATATCCGCAAGATCAATCCCAAAAAAGAAGCTTTTTATTTGATTGAAGGATCAGAAGTCGACCAATCTGATTTTGAATTTTTAAAAGAAGAAATGGATCCGGAGGCCATTACTTTTTCGGCAAGGCCTTTAGAAGAAAGATGGTCCTTCGAAGTTTTGGGTTACGGAGAACTTTAA
- a CDS encoding EAL domain-containing protein → MITERESHKFLREWKEWLSGGTLLPVFQPILSSESTGIYGYEVLGRLSTPEGLVSLGEFFLSQTFGYDEIFFLKKKVDEEIRFAALQKFAKEAPPETKLFINISPNLMYHALLQLEISLPQTIQMVREVGVDPERIVIEITEERFPHNLELLRPVLNLYRQEGFSIAVDDAGSEASNLDRIGLFHPEIIKVDLQMLRRSTFSRNFKEILLNLSKLGESLGSSLLFEGIESEDELYNALNYGARYIQGFYFAKPEPVFAKRFDYRTEMQSSLEYFHARKQGEMNRQIEWENVWKDKLSEIMMGFTEENGIWEWKGGFETSVFGDGDFFRMYITNPLGFQVSPNYSRDATGTMVPDYSFLGKNWSFRPYFFEHLHKSKTSRDAWTLSQMYHDISERMMLRTFARNLSENLILFIDVVVSRS, encoded by the coding sequence ATGATTACAGAAAGAGAAAGTCATAAATTCCTACGTGAATGGAAAGAATGGTTGTCAGGAGGAACTTTGCTTCCCGTCTTCCAACCCATCCTCTCATCGGAATCTACTGGCATATACGGTTATGAAGTACTGGGACGTCTTTCCACACCGGAAGGATTAGTAAGCCTTGGTGAATTCTTTTTATCCCAAACCTTTGGGTATGATGAAATCTTTTTTTTAAAGAAAAAAGTGGATGAAGAAATTCGTTTTGCAGCCTTACAGAAGTTTGCAAAAGAAGCTCCACCTGAAACAAAATTATTTATCAACATTTCTCCTAATTTAATGTATCATGCCCTTCTTCAGTTAGAGATTTCCTTACCGCAAACAATACAAATGGTCAGAGAAGTGGGTGTGGATCCAGAGCGGATTGTCATCGAAATCACAGAAGAAAGATTTCCTCACAACTTAGAACTTTTACGACCGGTTTTGAATCTCTATCGACAAGAGGGTTTTTCCATTGCTGTGGATGATGCCGGATCAGAAGCAAGTAACTTAGACCGAATCGGACTTTTCCATCCAGAAATCATAAAGGTCGACTTACAAATGTTAAGGCGGTCTACCTTCTCTAGAAACTTCAAAGAAATTTTATTAAATCTTTCGAAACTTGGTGAATCTCTGGGGAGTAGTCTTCTTTTTGAAGGAATTGAATCGGAAGACGAACTTTATAATGCACTGAACTATGGAGCCAGATACATCCAAGGTTTTTATTTTGCCAAACCAGAACCTGTTTTTGCAAAACGATTTGATTATCGAACCGAGATGCAATCCTCTTTGGAATACTTTCATGCCCGCAAACAAGGAGAAATGAATCGGCAAATCGAATGGGAGAATGTTTGGAAAGATAAACTATCTGAAATCATGATGGGATTTACCGAAGAAAATGGAATTTGGGAATGGAAAGGTGGATTTGAAACCAGTGTTTTTGGAGATGGAGATTTTTTTCGGATGTACATCACCAATCCTTTAGGGTTTCAGGTTTCTCCCAATTATTCCAGAGATGCCACGGGAACTATGGTACCTGACTATTCTTTCCTGGGTAAAAACTGGTCCTTTCGTCCTTATTTTTTTGAACATTTGCATAAATCCAAAACCAGTCGAGATGCTTGGACCCTTTCTCAAATGTACCACGATATATCAGAGCGGATGATGTTACGGACATTTGCTAGAAATCTATCGGAAAACTTGATTTTATTTATCGATGTAGTCGTTTCTAGATCCTGA
- the tmk gene encoding dTMP kinase has product MLQNSQFFVFEGIDGSGKTTISRLVSEALLKKSIPNLWHREPTDSVHGKKIREFLLGNLKLNKEEQIEVFIADRECSVNEVILPTLKNGKSIVQDRYYFSTAAYQGRDEEHAADILYRNEDKGFPEPNRVYFLDLSPEEAHERRTSRGGTKEVFDVDSEQIRIYQNYLAILPESTIFVDATADLEEVVAFCVEDILKSLEG; this is encoded by the coding sequence ATGCTTCAAAATAGTCAGTTCTTTGTCTTTGAAGGGATCGATGGTTCTGGGAAAACCACTATCTCCCGTTTGGTTTCCGAAGCCCTCCTTAAAAAATCCATCCCCAACCTTTGGCATAGAGAGCCAACGGACAGTGTGCACGGTAAAAAGATCCGAGAATTTTTGTTAGGCAACCTAAAACTTAATAAAGAAGAACAAATAGAAGTGTTTATTGCCGACCGTGAATGTTCCGTAAATGAGGTCATCTTACCGACGTTAAAGAATGGCAAATCAATTGTACAAGATAGATATTATTTTTCCACCGCAGCTTACCAAGGTAGAGACGAAGAACATGCTGCTGACATTTTATACAGAAATGAAGACAAAGGATTTCCAGAACCCAACCGAGTTTATTTTTTAGACCTTTCTCCTGAAGAAGCACATGAAAGAAGAACGTCTCGCGGTGGAACTAAAGAAGTTTTTGATGTCGACTCAGAACAAATTAGAATTTACCAAAACTATTTAGCAATCCTACCAGAATCCACCATCTTTGTAGATGCGACAGCAGACCTGGAAGAAGTCGTTGCATTTTGTGTTGAAGACATTTTAAAGTCACTGGAAGGTTAA
- a CDS encoding class I SAM-dependent methyltransferase translates to MEPIPCNTCGQTRFSPIFTKESPLGESFSIVSCESCHLVQVNPQPSFLEVKKYYDDSYFTQRTERGYDNYYSDKLRTEISRVFRLNLKDLDFFSWEKKRISSLPLGTKLSSLDIGCAAGYFVAYQKDRGYEAYGIEIADGPVRFARETLKLNIFQENFLDWDLTFQNQFDLITLWATIEHLHKPKETLEKIRKHLKPGGVLILSTCRYGILAKLAGLKWRYLNVPEHLYYYSYKGLKNLLLTLGYQNPVSFSYGSGMTSRAGASFFFKLRKWIMDRAVKWFEIGDMMVYMVRKG, encoded by the coding sequence GTGGAACCAATCCCTTGTAATACCTGCGGACAGACCCGCTTTTCTCCCATTTTTACCAAAGAAAGTCCTCTGGGTGAGTCCTTTTCGATTGTTTCTTGTGAATCCTGCCATCTTGTGCAAGTGAACCCACAACCAAGTTTCCTTGAGGTAAAAAAATACTATGATGATTCTTATTTTACCCAAAGGACGGAGAGGGGTTATGACAATTATTACTCTGACAAACTCCGCACTGAGATTTCTCGAGTTTTCAGGCTCAACCTAAAGGATTTGGATTTTTTTTCCTGGGAGAAAAAACGAATCTCTAGTTTGCCGCTGGGAACAAAACTTTCTTCCTTGGACATTGGATGTGCTGCGGGTTACTTTGTGGCCTACCAAAAGGATAGAGGTTATGAGGCTTATGGAATCGAAATTGCTGATGGCCCGGTTCGTTTTGCTCGCGAAACTCTAAAATTAAATATCTTTCAGGAAAACTTTCTCGATTGGGATCTCACATTCCAAAACCAATTTGATCTCATTACCCTGTGGGCTACGATTGAACACCTTCACAAACCCAAAGAAACTTTGGAGAAAATTAGAAAACATTTGAAACCAGGAGGAGTGCTGATTTTATCCACCTGTCGTTATGGAATCCTTGCCAAACTGGCAGGTCTCAAGTGGCGGTATTTGAATGTCCCAGAACATCTATATTATTATTCTTATAAAGGTTTAAAGAATCTATTACTAACTTTGGGATACCAAAACCCAGTTTCCTTTTCTTATGGGAGTGGAATGACTTCGCGAGCTGGGGCAAGTTTTTTCTTCAAACTTAGAAAATGGATTATGGACCGAGCGGTGAAATGGTTTGAGATCGGTGATATGATGGTGTATATGGTGCGAAAAGGATAG
- a CDS encoding metal ABC transporter permease, whose amino-acid sequence MTNILSSWDLFLPQMVVGSLVGALLSVLGILIVLRGMTFFGVTLSQAVTFSVALSLFMEWPGEIFPVIFSCILVFPLLYVRKLFGMKEEVVLGILFVFFSAASQVMLALGGNVQNHLMAAFFGDILTSQVRADSFGIYIAVFFFILYLSFFRRFLFISFDRDEYKIQVGNPLPFDLLFYIILAASLTVAVNLLGTFYSIAHLILPVFALLPLIRSLKLLTLVCALFSVFATISGFLISLIGFERNGELIYFPTSSSIILVLCGFAFFLHLVRFLTTSVFSKSVR is encoded by the coding sequence ATGACTAATATACTTTCTAGTTGGGATTTATTTTTACCACAAATGGTTGTGGGTAGCCTTGTCGGAGCATTGTTATCAGTTCTTGGAATTCTGATTGTACTCCGTGGGATGACTTTTTTTGGGGTAACACTTTCCCAGGCTGTGACTTTTTCTGTCGCCTTATCCTTGTTTATGGAGTGGCCTGGAGAAATTTTTCCAGTGATCTTCTCATGTATTTTAGTATTCCCTCTTTTGTATGTAAGAAAACTTTTTGGAATGAAAGAAGAGGTCGTTCTCGGGATTCTCTTTGTATTCTTTTCTGCGGCTTCGCAAGTTATGTTGGCTCTTGGTGGAAATGTACAAAACCATTTGATGGCAGCTTTTTTTGGAGATATCTTAACTTCCCAAGTTCGTGCTGATTCCTTTGGAATTTATATCGCTGTTTTCTTTTTTATCCTCTATTTAAGTTTTTTCAGAAGGTTCCTTTTTATTAGTTTTGATCGGGACGAATACAAAATCCAAGTAGGAAATCCTCTTCCTTTTGATCTTCTTTTTTATATTATCTTAGCGGCTTCCCTTACCGTGGCTGTGAATTTACTTGGAACTTTCTATAGCATTGCCCACTTGATTTTGCCTGTATTTGCTTTACTCCCTCTCATTCGTTCTTTAAAACTTCTGACCCTTGTCTGTGCCTTGTTTTCTGTTTTTGCGACCATTTCTGGATTTTTAATTTCACTTATTGGATTCGAACGAAACGGAGAATTGATTTATTTTCCCACATCTTCTAGCATCATTCTCGTACTTTGTGGTTTTGCTTTTTTTCTTCATTTGGTTCGTTTTCTAACTACTTCCGTTTTTTCAAAATCTGTCCGATAG
- a CDS encoding metal ABC transporter ATP-binding protein: protein MPVIKPNSIEKNEGSKTFIHTDSLSVGYRKEFPVVSDIHLHIHSGKTYALVGGNGAGKTTLFRTLTDLLPPLSGSIQFSKQITTSYVPQAKRMSLEFPLSVQDVLLMPKNIGLSFLPKKKFAPEDLDLIERTGVSSYLKKQISLCSGGQLQKVLILRSLLTKANLIFLDEPMDSLDHNARELFQTVLSEYLRDGNRSLFFITHSLEHDWGFGFDEIFEIDEGKLYNITSGERPPNCHHHD from the coding sequence ATGCCAGTGATAAAACCAAATAGTATAGAAAAAAATGAAGGATCTAAAACCTTTATTCACACGGATTCGTTATCTGTGGGTTATAGAAAAGAATTTCCTGTTGTATCGGACATTCATTTGCATATCCATTCCGGCAAAACCTATGCCCTTGTGGGAGGAAATGGTGCTGGAAAAACAACACTCTTTCGTACTTTGACAGATTTACTCCCTCCACTTTCTGGTTCCATTCAGTTTTCAAAACAAATCACAACTTCCTATGTTCCTCAAGCCAAACGAATGTCTTTGGAATTTCCTTTGTCCGTACAAGATGTTCTCTTAATGCCAAAGAACATCGGACTTAGTTTTTTGCCCAAAAAGAAATTTGCTCCAGAAGATTTAGATTTAATTGAAAGAACTGGCGTTAGTTCTTATTTAAAAAAACAAATTTCCCTCTGTAGTGGGGGACAATTACAAAAAGTTCTCATCCTTCGGTCTCTCTTAACAAAAGCCAATTTGATATTTTTGGATGAACCGATGGATTCTTTGGATCACAATGCCCGTGAACTTTTCCAAACAGTTTTGTCTGAATACCTAAGAGATGGAAACAGGTCTCTCTTTTTTATTACTCATAGTTTGGAACATGATTGGGGATTTGGGTTCGACGAAATTTTTGAAATAGACGAGGGGAAACTCTACAATATCACCAGTGGAGAAAGGCCACCAAACTGCCACCATCATGACTAA
- a CDS encoding metal ABC transporter substrate-binding protein, which yields MLQTKFQKQLNQFLLLNFFISVLFASNLSAKVSLVTSLPDIKYIAEQVAGERADVSGMIRGTDDPHFVMTRPDFLVKLSEADVLCVIGLDLEIGWIPYLQQQSRNIKIQKGQPGYCDTSFGVKILGEPTVMMDRSMGDMHIYGNPHYWNDPINAIQMAQNIKNALTRVDPLNGDYYEGNFNTFKKRLIQLTKEEMKKMEPYFGLKVAVFHDQFVYLASRFKFNANLTIEERPGVPPSVRYMDQVISYMTAEKIKIILIGPYHNPKYAEYVSSKVPGSVVVTLPVSVGGTPEANTYEDTLRLMLQKIRDASDKTK from the coding sequence ATGTTACAGACAAAGTTTCAAAAACAATTGAATCAATTTCTTCTACTAAACTTTTTTATCTCAGTTCTTTTTGCATCGAATCTTTCAGCAAAGGTATCTCTTGTCACAAGTCTTCCCGATATCAAATACATTGCCGAACAAGTCGCGGGAGAGCGGGCTGACGTTTCCGGAATGATTCGAGGAACAGATGATCCACACTTTGTGATGACAAGACCAGACTTTCTTGTGAAACTGAGTGAAGCCGATGTACTTTGTGTGATTGGCCTTGATTTAGAAATTGGTTGGATTCCTTATCTCCAACAACAGTCCCGTAATATCAAAATCCAAAAAGGACAACCTGGGTATTGTGATACTTCTTTCGGAGTGAAAATTCTGGGGGAACCAACGGTGATGATGGACCGTTCCATGGGAGATATGCATATTTATGGAAATCCTCACTATTGGAATGATCCCATCAATGCCATCCAAATGGCTCAAAACATTAAAAATGCCCTCACGCGGGTGGACCCTCTAAATGGCGATTATTACGAAGGAAATTTTAATACATTCAAAAAACGACTCATCCAACTCACAAAAGAGGAAATGAAAAAAATGGAACCATACTTTGGACTCAAAGTAGCCGTTTTCCATGACCAGTTTGTTTATTTAGCATCTCGTTTTAAATTCAATGCCAACTTAACCATTGAGGAACGTCCTGGCGTTCCACCTTCTGTTCGTTATATGGATCAAGTCATCAGTTATATGACAGCAGAAAAGATAAAAATTATCTTGATTGGACCCTATCACAATCCAAAGTATGCAGAGTATGTATCTTCGAAGGTTCCGGGGTCTGTGGTGGTAACATTGCCGGTTTCTGTTGGGGGAACCCCAGAGGCCAATACTTACGAAGACACACTTCGGTTGATGTTACAAAAAATACGCGATGCCAGTGATAAAACCAAATAG
- a CDS encoding amidohydrolase family protein — translation MEGEGSPLASNQKDTRISSPFSWRGDSFPPILDSETPDHLEKIRDLGIPYIFDIHTHFFPETVMKLIWRWFDNVNWAIGYRLPEAERVKRLHHNGIKRFTTLNYAHKAGMASSLNDWTYTNYKNWEGAIPFGTFYPEEGVLGYVKKAVEDYGFSGFKLHCEVSKLNLNRPELADTFSYLQEKQIPILIHTGTAPLPGEFTGIEFFKPFLETYPKLVVIVAHMGAHEISAYASLLDSYPNLALDTTMVFVDFLATGKAEDVDFAVSYLETYQDQIYFGSDFPNIPYNLNHPISRLLELQISDLAKQKILYRNAESRFFK, via the coding sequence ATGGAAGGAGAGGGATCCCCTCTGGCCTCAAACCAAAAGGACACTCGGATCTCTTCTCCTTTTTCTTGGAGGGGAGATTCTTTCCCACCCATCTTAGATTCTGAAACCCCCGATCATTTAGAGAAAATTCGTGATTTAGGCATTCCTTATATCTTCGACATCCATACTCATTTTTTTCCTGAAACCGTGATGAAACTGATTTGGCGTTGGTTTGACAATGTGAACTGGGCCATTGGTTACAGGCTTCCCGAAGCGGAACGAGTGAAACGCCTCCACCACAATGGGATCAAACGATTTACCACTTTAAACTATGCTCATAAAGCCGGTATGGCTTCTTCTTTAAATGATTGGACTTATACCAATTACAAAAATTGGGAGGGTGCCATTCCCTTTGGAACTTTTTATCCAGAGGAGGGTGTGCTTGGTTATGTGAAAAAAGCAGTTGAAGATTATGGGTTTTCCGGCTTTAAACTCCACTGCGAAGTCTCTAAACTCAATTTGAACCGTCCTGAACTTGCCGATACTTTTTCGTATTTGCAAGAAAAACAAATCCCGATTCTCATTCATACAGGAACCGCACCACTTCCCGGTGAGTTTACTGGTATCGAGTTTTTCAAACCATTTCTTGAAACCTATCCTAAGTTAGTGGTGATCGTGGCCCATATGGGCGCTCATGAAATTTCCGCCTATGCTTCGTTACTTGATTCATATCCTAATTTGGCACTAGATACAACTATGGTCTTTGTGGACTTTCTTGCGACGGGGAAAGCGGAAGATGTGGATTTTGCAGTTTCCTACTTGGAAACCTATCAGGACCAAATTTATTTTGGATCGGATTTTCCCAACATCCCTTACAACCTAAACCACCCCATTTCTCGGCTTTTAGAGTTGCAGATCAGTGATTTGGCCAAACAAAAAATTCTCTACCGAAACGCAGAAAGCCGATTTTTTAAATGA
- a CDS encoding acyl-CoA dehydrogenase family protein has product MISNNYFNDNDDLIDHFDSLTPWNEVVDQYEQGFEDFAEYQKSGKEELTFAPGNYEDAIEFYRSTLEAGGDIAGNDISQIAKEMDEEGLKYKDGQVGFPKAMLDVVEKIKSAGLLPYGIHRHYGGLGLPSVVQSMLSECVSRGDGSLAITLGCMNLAETVERFGTEEMIHEFVPKMAAGELCGAMALTEPNYGSDLPNLQTKAVKGEDGSWKITGTKRFITHACGFGNAPSIILTLARTGTTTSGARGLSFFLVHSKDVFVASIEKKMGLHCSPTCEVVFENSPGILIGEEGKGLVKYSMAMMNQARLNIAAQAMGIATAAYFEGKKYAEERVQFGKTINNITAVKKMLERSEREVAAMRCILYEASYAVDQYRWKEERGKMKGLSEKDIRKDETFKKWEKLASLFTPLSKYYITEMANLVAYDAMQIHGGSGYTEDYDVARLYRDVRITNIYEGTTQLQTVACIGGIVSGMTETGIYREYLKSEMATFSASQGLNDLFKQFELVVAEFAEIESTPLREELAFEVVESAARFHNSLLLERSIGRSKVERRNYRKSITDAYILDSAAILASNLTKIRGKKKAPVTA; this is encoded by the coding sequence ATGATTTCGAATAACTATTTTAACGATAACGATGACCTTATTGATCATTTTGATTCCCTTACCCCTTGGAACGAGGTGGTAGACCAATACGAACAAGGTTTTGAAGACTTTGCAGAATACCAAAAATCGGGGAAAGAAGAACTTACCTTCGCTCCCGGCAATTATGAAGATGCCATTGAATTCTACCGTTCTACCCTAGAAGCCGGTGGTGACATTGCCGGAAACGATATCTCTCAAATCGCCAAAGAAATGGATGAAGAGGGACTCAAATACAAAGACGGACAAGTGGGATTTCCAAAAGCCATGCTCGATGTGGTGGAAAAAATCAAATCAGCAGGACTTCTCCCTTACGGAATCCACAGACATTACGGTGGACTTGGCCTTCCTTCTGTCGTACAATCGATGTTATCCGAATGTGTTTCTCGTGGAGACGGATCTCTTGCCATCACTCTTGGTTGTATGAACCTCGCGGAAACGGTAGAACGATTTGGAACAGAAGAAATGATCCATGAATTTGTTCCCAAGATGGCGGCTGGCGAACTTTGTGGGGCGATGGCTCTCACAGAACCTAACTACGGTTCTGACCTTCCTAACTTACAAACTAAAGCAGTAAAAGGGGAAGATGGATCTTGGAAGATCACCGGAACCAAAAGATTTATCACACATGCCTGCGGGTTTGGTAATGCACCATCTATCATTCTCACTCTTGCAAGAACTGGAACCACTACGAGTGGGGCTCGTGGACTCTCTTTCTTTTTAGTACACTCCAAAGATGTATTTGTGGCTTCCATTGAAAAGAAAATGGGACTTCACTGTTCCCCTACTTGCGAAGTGGTTTTTGAAAATAGTCCAGGGATTCTGATTGGGGAAGAGGGAAAAGGCCTTGTGAAATATTCTATGGCCATGATGAACCAAGCACGTCTCAATATTGCGGCCCAAGCGATGGGGATTGCGACTGCTGCTTACTTCGAAGGTAAAAAATATGCAGAAGAAAGAGTGCAGTTTGGTAAAACAATCAACAACATCACAGCTGTGAAAAAAATGTTGGAACGTAGCGAAAGGGAAGTGGCTGCGATGCGTTGCATTTTGTATGAAGCAAGTTACGCAGTAGACCAGTATCGTTGGAAAGAAGAACGAGGAAAGATGAAAGGTCTTTCTGAAAAGGACATCAGAAAAGATGAAACCTTTAAAAAATGGGAAAAACTTGCCTCACTCTTCACTCCACTTTCCAAATACTATATCACCGAAATGGCAAACCTTGTGGCTTATGACGCAATGCAAATCCATGGCGGATCTGGGTATACGGAAGATTATGATGTAGCGCGACTTTACCGTGATGTGCGTATCACCAATATTTATGAAGGAACCACTCAACTCCAAACGGTTGCTTGTATTGGTGGGATTGTTTCTGGGATGACAGAAACAGGAATCTACCGTGAATACTTGAAATCGGAAATGGCAACTTTTTCGGCAAGCCAAGGCCTAAACGATTTATTCAAACAATTTGAATTGGTTGTGGCAGAGTTTGCAGAAATTGAATCCACACCACTTCGGGAAGAATTGGCTTTTGAAGTAGTAGAGTCAGCAGCTCGTTTCCACAACAGTTTGTTACTCGAAAGAAGTATTGGTCGTTCAAAAGTAGAAAGAAGAAACTATCGTAAATCGATCACGGATGCTTATATCCTTGATAGTGCAGCGATCTTAGCTTCTAACCTAACGAAAATTCGTGGAAAGAAAAAAGCACCAGTCACTGCTTAA